The Deltaproteobacteria bacterium genome window below encodes:
- the iorA gene encoding indolepyruvate ferredoxin oxidoreductase subunit alpha, which translates to MNREIFLGNGAIALGLVESGCQIVTSYPGTPSSEILPEVVRLVKKFDLNTYVEWSTNEKVALDNAFAASIAGKRAACCMKQVGLNVAADSLMSAAYQGTVGGLLIISCDDPGPHSSQTEQDTRFMARFAKVPVLDPSNPQEAREMVGLGLALSEEYRVPVILRPAIRVCHARQDITYGVLENNDRKANFEKDPSRWAATPKFRLRLHAELNGKLAEIGKRFETLSEVNFHTLEEGRHYPLGIITGGVPYAVVRDLLDEEGRPDIPVLKLGAPYPFPEGLVTPFLEACDRVIVIEETDTLIEYLIGNREKVWGRLSGHVPLEGELVPQVVHGVLNRALEESGLPLLQAGGDPEPLKLVENLDLPGRRPTLCPGCPHRASFFAIRKTRPKAIFTSDIGCYTLGLNLGAVDTCLDMGAAITMASGFYQAFNQDKVDQPIVATIGDSTFFHSGTAGLLNAVYNGARFILVILDNLTTAMTGMQPTPALGIRADGSEGKTIPLERVVAGCGVDFIQVVDPYDLEHTTETLKKAADYIREPEGGIAVIIARHPCLIAYRGEAIPEPKKVAITEDCVECNLCIERFECPAIFHDEELGRASINYQLCSGCGVCLDVCPKGAIVEVKEQ; encoded by the coding sequence ATGAACCGTGAAATATTTTTAGGAAATGGCGCGATCGCCCTGGGACTGGTGGAATCCGGCTGTCAGATCGTGACATCCTACCCTGGAACCCCCAGTTCGGAGATCCTTCCTGAGGTTGTCAGGCTGGTCAAAAAATTCGACCTCAATACTTACGTGGAATGGTCCACCAACGAAAAAGTGGCCCTGGACAATGCCTTTGCAGCCTCCATCGCGGGAAAGCGGGCTGCTTGCTGCATGAAACAGGTGGGATTGAACGTGGCCGCCGATTCCTTGATGAGCGCGGCTTACCAGGGCACCGTGGGGGGACTCCTCATTATTTCCTGCGACGATCCCGGACCCCATTCCTCCCAGACGGAACAGGACACCCGGTTCATGGCCCGCTTTGCCAAGGTGCCGGTCCTGGATCCATCGAATCCCCAGGAAGCCCGGGAGATGGTCGGACTGGGCCTGGCCCTGTCCGAGGAGTATCGGGTCCCGGTGATCCTGCGGCCCGCCATACGGGTCTGTCACGCCAGGCAGGATATCACTTACGGGGTCCTGGAAAACAACGACCGGAAGGCGAATTTCGAAAAGGATCCTTCAAGGTGGGCCGCCACTCCCAAATTTCGACTTCGGCTCCACGCGGAGTTGAACGGGAAGTTGGCGGAGATAGGGAAGCGGTTCGAGACCCTTTCGGAGGTCAATTTTCATACCCTGGAAGAGGGCCGGCATTACCCCTTGGGAATTATCACGGGTGGGGTGCCCTATGCCGTTGTACGGGATCTATTGGATGAAGAAGGGCGTCCGGATATCCCGGTGCTCAAACTTGGAGCTCCTTATCCTTTCCCGGAAGGCCTGGTCACCCCTTTCCTCGAGGCATGCGACAGGGTCATCGTGATCGAGGAGACCGACACCCTCATCGAATACCTTATTGGAAATCGGGAGAAGGTCTGGGGCCGCCTTTCGGGCCATGTTCCCCTTGAGGGGGAACTGGTGCCTCAGGTGGTTCATGGGGTCCTGAACCGGGCCCTGGAAGAGTCGGGGCTTCCTCTCCTTCAAGCCGGAGGTGACCCGGAACCCCTCAAGCTCGTGGAGAACCTCGATCTTCCCGGTCGAAGACCCACCCTATGCCCCGGATGTCCCCACCGGGCCTCCTTTTTCGCGATTAGGAAAACCAGGCCCAAGGCCATCTTCACCTCTGACATCGGATGCTACACTCTGGGTCTCAACCTGGGCGCCGTTGACACATGCCTGGATATGGGTGCCGCCATTACCATGGCGTCAGGATTTTACCAGGCCTTTAACCAGGACAAGGTGGATCAACCGATCGTCGCCACCATAGGGGACTCCACCTTTTTCCATTCCGGGACAGCGGGTTTGCTCAACGCCGTTTATAACGGGGCCCGCTTCATCCTCGTCATCCTCGACAATCTAACGACCGCCATGACAGGGATGCAGCCCACTCCCGCCCTGGGAATCCGCGCGGATGGGAGTGAAGGGAAAACCATCCCCCTTGAGAGGGTGGTTGCCGGGTGCGGCGTGGATTTCATCCAGGTGGTGGATCCCTATGATCTGGAGCACACGACGGAAACCCTGAAAAAGGCGGCCGATTATATCCGGGAACCCGAAGGGGGAATCGCGGTCATCATTGCGAGGCATCCCTGTCTTATCGCTTACAGGGGAGAAGCGATCCCTGAGCCGAAGAAGGTTGCGATCACGGAGGATTGCGTGGAATGCAACCTTTGCATCGAGCGATTCGAGTGCCCGGCCATTTTTCACGACGAGGAACTGGGACGCGCCAGTATCAACTATCAGTTGTGTTCCGGATGCGGTGTGTGTCTCGATGTCTGCCCCAAGGGGGCTATCGTGGAGGTCAAGGAGCAGTAA
- a CDS encoding S-adenosylmethionine decarboxylase translates to MRTQLALNKETAPWGLLTSLDLYDCDPDTIRDAEKIRNYVIELCDLIEMKRFGECQVVHFGKDERVQGYSMVQLIETSLISGHFANLTNAAYIDIFSCKPYEPDEVARFSKDYFKASSLSIHTVKRM, encoded by the coding sequence ATGAGGACACAACTAGCACTCAATAAGGAAACGGCTCCCTGGGGTCTGTTGACGAGTCTTGACCTCTACGATTGTGACCCTGATACCATTCGAGATGCCGAAAAGATCCGAAACTACGTTATTGAGCTGTGCGACCTGATCGAGATGAAACGATTCGGGGAATGCCAGGTGGTTCATTTTGGAAAAGATGAACGGGTCCAGGGATATTCCATGGTCCAACTCATCGAAACCTCACTGATTTCAGGTCATTTCGCCAACCTCACCAATGCGGCCTATATCGACATTTTCAGTTGCAAGCCCTACGAGCCTGATGAGGTCGCCCGGTTTTCCAAGGATTATTTCAAGGCCTCGTCTCTGTCCATTCATACCGTAAAGAGGATGTGA
- a CDS encoding TrpB-like pyridoxal phosphate-dependent enzyme, with protein sequence METKKVFLPESELPRQWYNILPDMPTPLEPPLHPGTGQPLGPDDLAPIFPMPLIEQEVSQSSYIDIPEEVLEKYLIWRPTPLYRARNLEKFLGTPARIYFKNEGVSPAGSHKPNTSVPQAYYNKISGTKRITTETGAGQWGSALAMACVFFGLECKVFMVKISYNQKPYRRVMMETWGANCVPSPSPETKAGQKILEEDPESPGSLGIAISEAVEAAVMDESTKYSLGSVLNHVMLHQTINGQECLKQMALIGEYPDVIIGCAGGGSNFAGLSFPFVRDKINGKDIDIIAVEPTSCPTMTKGPFAYDFGDTVQMTPLLPMHTLGHTFVPEPIHAGGLRYHGMAPIVSQLILDGLIRPVAVPQLETFQAGITMARTEGFISAPETDHAVAVVIREALKAKEEGKEKVILFNWSGHGLVDMAAYEAYLHGKLADHALPEEEVHRALNDIEPLPKPRQFKPSGI encoded by the coding sequence ATGGAAACGAAAAAGGTGTTTTTACCAGAATCGGAATTGCCCCGGCAGTGGTACAATATCCTTCCGGATATGCCTACCCCCCTCGAACCCCCTCTTCACCCCGGCACTGGGCAACCCCTGGGACCCGACGATCTGGCCCCTATTTTCCCCATGCCCTTGATTGAACAGGAGGTCAGCCAGTCGTCCTATATCGATATTCCCGAAGAGGTGCTGGAAAAATACCTGATATGGCGCCCCACGCCCCTATACAGGGCCCGGAACCTTGAAAAGTTCCTTGGGACACCTGCCAGGATCTATTTCAAGAACGAAGGAGTAAGCCCGGCCGGAAGCCACAAACCCAATACCTCAGTCCCCCAGGCTTACTACAACAAGATCTCGGGGACCAAGAGGATCACGACAGAGACGGGCGCCGGGCAGTGGGGAAGCGCCCTTGCCATGGCCTGCGTCTTTTTCGGCCTGGAATGCAAGGTCTTCATGGTCAAGATCAGTTACAATCAGAAACCATACCGGCGGGTCATGATGGAGACCTGGGGGGCCAACTGTGTTCCCAGCCCCAGCCCTGAGACCAAGGCGGGACAGAAGATCCTGGAGGAAGACCCCGAATCCCCGGGAAGCCTCGGAATCGCCATAAGCGAGGCCGTAGAGGCGGCGGTTATGGATGAGTCGACGAAATATTCACTTGGGAGCGTGTTGAACCACGTGATGCTGCATCAGACTATCAACGGCCAGGAATGCTTGAAGCAGATGGCGCTCATAGGGGAATACCCGGACGTGATTATCGGATGTGCAGGAGGAGGAAGCAATTTTGCGGGATTGAGTTTCCCCTTTGTAAGGGACAAGATCAACGGGAAGGATATCGATATCATCGCCGTGGAACCGACCTCCTGCCCCACCATGACCAAGGGACCCTTTGCCTATGATTTCGGCGACACGGTTCAGATGACCCCCCTGCTCCCCATGCACACCCTGGGTCATACCTTTGTCCCCGAGCCGATCCATGCGGGAGGCCTGAGGTATCATGGGATGGCTCCCATCGTCAGCCAGCTCATTCTGGACGGTCTGATCCGGCCTGTGGCCGTTCCCCAACTGGAGACCTTCCAGGCAGGTATCACCATGGCCAGGACTGAAGGGTTCATCAGCGCTCCTGAAACGGACCACGCCGTGGCGGTGGTTATCCGTGAGGCCCTCAAGGCAAAAGAGGAGGGAAAGGAGAAGGTCATCCTGTTCAACTGGAGTGGACACGGACTGGTGGACATGGCCGCTTACGAGGCTTACCTCCATGGAAAGCTTGCAGATCACGCCCTCCCGGAAGAGGAGGTTCACAGGGCCCTGAACGACATCGAGCCTTTGCCCAAACCCCGTCAGTTCAAGCCCTCGGGTATTTGA